From Alteromonas australica, one genomic window encodes:
- a CDS encoding S24/S26 family peptidase, producing the protein MQPTLLDGDFAVVLTWPKKALRSGQVVVVNCPHFGTLIKRVHQIIPNGEFSLSGDNTAASLTTEKMGWFNRQRVIGRVLYYVKRPR; encoded by the coding sequence ATGCAACCGACACTATTGGATGGCGATTTTGCTGTTGTGCTTACGTGGCCGAAAAAAGCGTTACGGTCAGGGCAAGTAGTCGTGGTTAATTGCCCACACTTTGGCACCCTCATAAAACGGGTTCACCAAATTATTCCTAACGGCGAATTCTCCCTTAGCGGCGATAACACTGCGGCTTCGTTAACTACCGAAAAGATGGGGTGGTTTAACCGCCAACGTGTTATCGGCCGTGTTCTCTATTATGTAAAACGCCCTCGCTAA
- the sodN gene encoding superoxide dismutase, Ni, which translates to MIYDILSSINKVNPFTTASAHCDIPCKIYDPMTAQLAALSVVRFTDLLNELAEKDSLSFADQAQMSRLISEKETHAEKVKHEVRVIWGDYFKAPQFEQFPDTNELVHKIMLAGSACKQHVSREKGEDLLTLVNEFAERFWVTKKVKTKKAVCPYPPSLTLVYPDL; encoded by the coding sequence ATGATTTACGACATTCTTTCTTCTATAAACAAAGTTAACCCCTTTACCACAGCCAGTGCGCACTGCGATATTCCTTGTAAAATATATGATCCCATGACGGCTCAACTAGCAGCACTCAGCGTTGTGCGCTTTACTGACTTGCTCAATGAACTTGCGGAAAAAGACAGCCTGAGTTTTGCCGATCAAGCGCAGATGAGCCGCCTCATTTCAGAAAAAGAAACGCATGCCGAAAAAGTAAAGCATGAAGTACGCGTTATATGGGGCGATTATTTTAAGGCCCCTCAATTTGAACAGTTTCCTGATACCAATGAATTGGTGCATAAAATTATGCTTGCTGGTTCAGCGTGTAAACAACATGTGAGCCGAGAGAAAGGTGAAGATTTACTGACGTTAGTGAATGAATTTGCCGAACGATTCTGGGTGACTAAAAAGGTTAAAACGAAAAAGGCAGTATGCCCTTACCCTCCTTCATTAACCTTGGTTTATCCAGATCTTTAA
- the folA gene encoding type 3 dihydrofolate reductase, with amino-acid sequence MKIAMIAAMAHERVIGADNDMPWHLPADLKHFKQITLGKPVVMGRKTYASIGKALPGRPNIVISSSSSLQLADADVVSSCDDAIEKAATYLTSHDDEIMIIGGGTLYEAFLARAQTLYLTEIDLAVDGDTYFPDYHARGEWACTFEERHDADEKNPHRYRFLTFKKKG; translated from the coding sequence ATGAAAATTGCAATGATTGCTGCAATGGCGCATGAACGCGTTATTGGGGCTGATAATGATATGCCTTGGCACTTGCCCGCAGATTTGAAGCACTTTAAGCAAATTACCCTGGGCAAACCTGTCGTCATGGGAAGAAAAACCTATGCCTCTATTGGTAAAGCGCTACCTGGTAGGCCGAATATTGTTATATCAAGCAGTTCGTCACTGCAGTTAGCGGATGCAGACGTTGTTTCATCTTGCGATGATGCTATTGAAAAAGCGGCAACGTACCTTACAAGTCACGATGACGAAATCATGATTATTGGAGGGGGGACGCTCTATGAAGCGTTCTTAGCGAGGGCACAAACGCTGTATTTAACGGAAATTGATTTAGCCGTAGACGGGGATACTTACTTCCCTGATTATCATGCACGTGGTGAATGGGCATGTACATTCGAAGAAAGACACGATGCAGACGAAAAAAATCCTCATCGCTACCGGTTTTTAACCTTCAAAAAGAAGGGCTAA